From a single Lolium rigidum isolate FL_2022 chromosome 7, APGP_CSIRO_Lrig_0.1, whole genome shotgun sequence genomic region:
- the LOC124675929 gene encoding NAC domain-containing protein 48-like, with the protein MSTAHGHGAAATTLPPGFRFHPTDEELILHYLRNRAASAQCPVPIIADVDIYKFDPWDLPSQAVYGDSEWYFFSPRDRKYPNGIRPNRAAGSGYWKATGTDKPIHDGATGQAVGVKKALVFYKGRPPKGTKTSWIMHEYRLAAADPLAAAVNTYRPVKFRNVSMRLDDWVLCRIYKKTGMASPMMAPPLIDYDHMVDHDDLSSGGGGSFDEATGFYTQSNSSTCRPMIMQQQQHAGRLPTIPPISDLFDDYAFAQMFDAEAEHLAVHPSLNQLLSVEGDSAVHRVEPSYYAPPSSSPAGSTGKREAASPEECAHQSSAKRLKGSCFDAPPQSARGLQPASAVLGGLNHQMLPQF; encoded by the exons ATGTCGACGGCGCACGGGCacggggcggcggcgacgacgctgCCGCCGGGGTTCCGGTTCCACCCGACGGACGAGGAGCTCATCCTCCACTACCTCCGCAACCGCGCCGCCTCCGCGCAGTGCCCCGTCCCCATCATCGCCGACGTCGACATCTACAAGTTCGATCCATGGGACCTCCCCT CCCAGGCGGTGTACGGCGACAGCGAGTGGTACTTCTTCAGCCCGCGCGACCGCAAGTACCCCAACGGCATCCGCCCCAACCGCGCCGCCGGCTCCGGCTACTGGAAGGCCACCGGCACCGACAAGCCCATCCACGACGGCGCCACGGGGCAGGCCGTCGGCGTCAAGAAGGCGCTCGTCTTCTACAAGGGCCGCCCGCCCAAGGGCACCAAGACCAGCTGGATCATGCACGAGTACCGCCTCGCCGCAGCCgacccgctcgccgccgccgtcaacaccTACAGGCCAGTCAAGTTCCGCAACGTCTCCATGAGG TTGGACGACTGGGTGCTGTGCCGGATCTACAAGAAGACGGGCATGGCGTCGCCGATGATGGCGCCGCCGCTCATCGACTACGACCACATGGTCGACCACGACGACCtctccagcggcggcggcggcagcttcgACGAGGCTACCGGGTTCTACACGCAATCCAACAGCAGTACATGCAGACCCATGatcatgcagcagcagcagcacgccgGGAGGCTCCCGACGATCCCGCCAATCTCCGACCTCTTCGACGACTACGCGTTCGCCCAGATGTTCGACGCCGAGGCCGAGCACCTCGCCGTCCATCCGTCCCTGAACCAGCTCCTCTCCGTAGAAGGCGACAGCGCGGTCCACCGCGTGGAGCCGTCCTACtacgcgccgccgtcgtcgtcaccGGCCGGCAGCACGGGGAAACGCGAGGCGGCCAGCCCGGAAGAGTGCGCCCACCAGTCGTCGGCCAAGCGGCTCAAGGGGTCCTGCTTCGATGCGCCGCCGCAGTCGGCGCGCGGCTTGCAGCCGGCTTCGGCGGTGCTGGGCGGGCTTAACCATCAGATGCTCCCTCAGTTCTGA
- the LOC124675726 gene encoding probable apyrase 2: MRRYSQLPARQDTLADRAHRYRGVLLVVLAPVALVSLVLLLMPRSPNTHTHTTHAAPAASKYAVIFDAGSSGSRVHVFRFDANLDLLHIGSEIELFVQKKPGLSAYAADPREAAESLVSLIDKAKEVIPAELRDQTPVRVGATAGLRALGTEKSEQILQAVRDLLREKSSFKNQPDWVTVLDGSQEGAYEWVTINYLLGNLGKTYADTVGVVDLGGGSVQMAYAIAEKDAEKAPKPAEGEDAYVKKLFLKGTTYYLYVHSYLRYGLLAARAEILKAGNANGYSNCILAGHQGQYKYGDKTFEASAAPSGGSYSDCRDDVVKALKVDEACTHMKCSFGGIWNGGGGDGQKNLFVASFFFDRAAEAGFINPEAAVAKVKPSDFKEAAKRACKLNVNDAQSSYPGVQKDNIPYICMDLVYQYTLLVDGFGVEPQHEMTLVKKVPYSDAFVEAAWPLGSAIEVASSS, encoded by the exons aTGCGCCGCTACTCGCAGCTGCCCGCGCGCCAGGACACGCTCGCCGACCGCGCGCACCGCTACCGCGGGGTCCTGCTCGTCGTCCTCGCCCCCGTCGCGCTCGtctcgctcgtgctcctcctcatgccGCGCTCCCCCAACACCCACACCCACACCACccacgccgcccccgccgccagcAAGTACGCCGTCATCTTCGACGCGGGCAGCTCCGGCAGCCGCGTCCACGTCTTCCGCTTCGACGCCAACCTGGATCTCCTCCACATTGGCTCCGAGATCGAGCTATTCGTCCAG AAAAAGCCCGGGCTCAGCGCGTACGCCGCGGACCCGCGCGAGGCCGCGGAATCGCTCGTCTCCCTCATCGACAAAGCCAAGGAGGTGATCCCCGCGGAGCTGCGCGACCAGACGCCGGTCAGAGTTGGG GCCACCGCGGGTTTGAGAGCATTGGGAACAGAGAAGTCCGAGCAGATTTTGCAAGCG GTTAGGGATCTTCTTCGTGAAAAGAGTTCTTTTAAAAACCAACCGGACTGGGTTACAGTTCTTGATGGATCTCAGGAAGGTGCATATGAGTGG GTTACCATTAATTATCTGTTGGGAAATCTGGGAAAGACCTACGCAGACACTGTTGGTGTGGTTGATCTTGGCGGTGGATCCGTCCAAATGGCATACGCTATCGCAGAGAAGGATGCCGAAAAGGCTCCTAAACCAGCAGAGGGTGAAGATGCATATGTGAAGAAGCTTTTCCTTAAGGGAACGACATATTATCTTTATGTCCACAG CTATTTGCGCTATGGGCTGCTGGCTGCTAGAGCTGAGATCTTAAAGGCTGGCAATGCCAATGGTTACAGCAACTGTATATTGGCTGGACACCAGG GGCAATATAAATATGGCGACAAGACATTTGAAGCATCAGCTGCACCTTCTGGTGGTAGTTATTCAGATTGCAGGGATGATGTAGTGAAAGCTCTTAAAGTGGATGAAGCTTGCACTCACATGAAATGTTCCTTCGGTGGCatttggaatggtggtggtggtgatggacaGAAGAATCTCTTTGTAGCATCGTTTTTCTTTGACAGGGCAGCTGAG GCTGGGTTCATAAACCCTGAGGCAGCTGTTGCTAAGGTTAAACCCTCAGACTTTAAGGAAGCTGCCAAGCGTGCTTGTAAGTTAAACGTGAATGACGCCCAGTCTAGTTACCCCGGTGTCCAGAAGGATAACATTCCATATATTTGCATGGATCTTGTTTACCAGTACACACTGCTTGTTGATGGATTTG GTGTCGAGCCTCAACATGAGATGACCTTGGTAAAGAAGGTCCCCTACAGTGACGCGTTCGTTGAAGCAGCATGGCCACTTGGAAGCGCCATTGAGGTTGCATCTTCATCATAG